Within Hyla sarda isolate aHylSar1 chromosome 7, aHylSar1.hap1, whole genome shotgun sequence, the genomic segment gaatttgaTGCCAGGTTGGGCAACCTTTGGACAACAAACCAAGTATGGCCCTTGTGCTTGACATTGTTTTCGTGGTTTATACCCAAATGGTACCATACATGGCCGAATAACACTTTCATAATATTCttacacaatgccaccatataCTGCTCTATATATTGCCACATGGTACCTGCCAGTCGAAAGTCAACTAATAAATGCCAGCGTTCaaaaaatactgctatacagtccAATAGTAAATGGGCTAAGAGTTGACTAAGGCATGACTGGAGGGATTTTTGCAGAAGTATAGGAAAAAAAGTTGCGACGGCGCTCCCAAGGTAGTAACCCGAAGTCATGGGTATTGGTGAAAAAGAAATGATTAATTTACagcataagaaaataataaagcaagacgcgtttcgggagtcacagctccctttctcaattgcaggtggttgcaggTGTGTCCAGCAAtcatctgcaattgagaaagggagctgtgactcccgaaacgcgtcttgctttatttattattttcttatgctgtaaataaatcatttatttttcaccaaTACCCACGATGGGAGCGCCATCGCAGCTTTTTTTTCCTATACTTCTGCATTATTCTATGGACTCTCCCCTGGGCTCCGTCTTCACGCtgcaggcctgcataccaagctaccatcactgACAAGGGATACAttacccccacctgggtacctACCTACACCGGataaagacctacaccgcacccggcgctacctccgctttttttcctccatataCTGGAGGGATTTTTGACATTTTCCCCCATTTTAAACCGATCCCTTACCTGACCCATACTTCCTTCCAAACTCTTTCTCCCATAAACACACAGAGACCAATTTGTAGTAAAATGGGCCGCTTGGCCCATTATTAACAAATTTACATGAGAATAACATGAATACACTTGACCAGAGGGTCCCTGGAGGACTCGCCATCCCAATATCAGTAACCTTGTGCACTAATCTGTTACACTTGGCCGCATCCACCTGACCCAATGCCATCCATGTAACCTTCGTGCACATTCGCAACTAACTCCTGGGGTCCAGAAACCCCAGCAGGAGGCCCAATATAACAGCAGCATGAACCATctaaaatgggtactccggccctaagacatcttatctcctatccaaaggataggggataagatgtctgatcgcgggggtcctgccgctggggacctccgctatctcgcatgcaggggaggagataagatgtcttagggctgaggtacccctttaaaacaagtacCTTCAAGGACCATTTCACTTGCCACAACCATGACATAtgcccaaaacacagaaaaaagggaGGGTGGGAGAGACCTTCTTCTCTCCATTTTCTTATTCCTACCAACTGATGACTCctcccactacccccccccccctttatagccCCCCACTCCTCCCCTGAATTAACCACTGCAAACTTCCCCATGCTTCCAGCCACCATCTTGTGGTGGTTAAGTCCCTGATAAGCGTACACAGTCCATACTCAGATTGCTTTCGGGGAGCCTAGTGCTCAGGAAATGAGACAAATTGTGTCCTAAAGGGCGGTTCCCATTGCCATGCTGAAGCACATTATTGATTTATACGGTAAtgttgtgatttttattttacagACTTAAGGGACACTGCGGTAGAAAATCCCCCCCATGATGAATTGGAGCAAATAGGAAATTTGGATTTTGTATCACATGAAGAGTTACTGAAAGAAAGTACATCGGAGAGAGTGGGAGCCATAAACCACCAAAATGCACCTGATGAAGAGAATGTTATGAATGAAGAGGAGGCACAAGATGGGATAATTGAGGAGACATGTGAACCTGAAAGTATTATTGATGAAAAGGAAGATGCTCCTGGTGATGGGACTGCTGAGAATGAAGATGCACCTGGTGATGGGACTGCTGAGAATGATGATGCACCTGGTGATGGAACTGCTGAGAATGAAGATTCACCAGATGATGGGACTGCTGCGAATGATAATGCTGGTGATGGAACTGCTGAGAATGATGATGCACCTGGTGATGTGACTGCTGAAAATGATGATGCACCTGGTGATGTGACTGCTGAGAATGATGATGCACCTGGTGATGTGACTGCTGAGAATGATGATGCACCTGGTGATGTGACTGCTGAGAATGAAGATGCACCTGGTGATGTGACTGCTGAGAATGATAATGCACCTGGTGACGGGACTGCTGAGAATGAACATGCACCTGGTGATGAAACTGCTAAAAATGAAGATGCACCTGGTGATGAAACTGCTGAGAATGAAGATGCATCTTCTGAGGCTAAGACTAAAGAAGCACCTGGTGATGTAGCTGCTAATAATGAAGATGCACCTGGTGATGAAACTGCTGAGAATGAAGATGTGCCTGGTGATGAAACTGCTGAGAATGAAGATGCACCTGGTGATGAAACTGCTGAGAATGAAGATGCACCTGGTGATGGGACTGCTGAGAATGAAGATGCACTTACTGAAGCTAAGACTGAAGATGCACCTAGTGATGTGACTGCTGAGAATGAACATGCACACACTGAGGTGACTGCTGAGAATGAAGATTCACCTGGTGATAAGGCCACTGATAAAGAAGATACACCTGCTGAGGTGACTGCTGAGAATGCTGATACATCTGGAGAGGTGACTGCTGAGAATGCTGATACATCTGGAGAGGTGACTGCTGAGAATGCTGATACATCTGGAGAGGTGACTGCTGAGAATGCTGATACATCTGGAGAGGTGACTGCTGAGAATGCTGATACATCTGGAGAGGTGACTGCTGAGATTGCTGATACATCTGGAGAGGTGACATCTGAGAATGCTGATACATCTATAGAGGTGACTGCTGAGAATGCTGATACATCTGGAGAGGTGACATCTGAGAATGCTGATACATCTATAGAGGTGACTGCTGAGAATGCTGATACATCTGGAGAGGTGACAGCTGGGGCTGAGAGTACAGATGCACCTGGTGAGGTGACAGTTGAGAATGAAGATCCCACTGGAGAGGTGAAAGTGGAGACTGAGAATGAAGATATACCTGGGGATGAGGCTGCTAAAAATGAAGCTTCAACTGCTGAGGTGACTATTGAGAATGAAGATGCATCTGGAGAGGTGAATGCTGAGGCTGAGAAAATTGATGCAATAACAATGGAAAAAGTAGATGAGGTAACAATGGAAAAAGTAGGTGCACCTGCTGAGGCTGGGAATAAAGATGCACCTGGTGATGTGACTGCTGAGAATGATGGTGTACCTGCTGAGAAGGAAGATGCAACTGGTGATGTGACTGCTGAGAAGGAAGATGCACCTGGTGATGTGACTGCTGAGAATGAAGATGCACCTGGTGATGTGACTGCTGAGAATGAAGGTGTACCTGCTGAGGTGACTACTGAGAATGAAGATGCACCTGCTGAGGTGACTACTGAGAATGAAGGTGTACCTGCTGAGGTGACTACTGAGAATGAAGATGCAACTGGTGATGTGACTACTGAGAATGAAGGTGTACCTGCTGAGGTGACTACTGAGAATGAAGATGCACCTGGTAATGTGACTGCTGAGAATGAAGGTGCACCTGGTGATGTGACTGCTGAGAATGAAGGTGTACCTGCTGAGGTGACTACTGAGAATGAAGATGCACCTGGTGATGTGACTGCTAAGAATGAAGGTGTACCCGCTGAGGTGACTACTGATAATGAAGATGCAACTGGTGATGGAACTGCTGAGAATGAAGATGCACCTGGTGATGGGACTGCTGAGACTGAAGATTCACCTGGAGAGGTGGCTGCTGAGGCTGAGAGTGAAGATGCGCCTGGTGATAGAACTGCTGAGAATGAAGATGCACCTGCTGAGGTGATAACCGAGAATGAAGATGCGCTTGGTGATGTGACTGCTGAGAATGAGAATCCACCTGGAAATGGAACTGCTGAAACTGAAAATGCGCCCGCCGAGGTGACTGGTGATAATAAGGATGCATCTACTGAGGCGACTGGTGATAATAAGGATGCATCTACTGAGGCGACTGGTGATAATAAGGATGCACCTTCTCAGGTGACTGGTGAGAATAAAGAGGCACCTGGTGATGATACTAAAGAGAACAAAGATGCAACAGATGATGGGGCTGCTGAGAATAAGGATGAACCTGGTGATGAAACTGCTGAGAATGAAGATGCACCTGGTGATGGGACTGCTGAAAGTGAAGATGCACCTGGTGATGGGACTGCTGAGAATGAAGATCCACCTGGTTATGGGACCGCTGAAAGTGAAGATCCACCTGGTGATGGGACTGCTGAGAAGGAAGATTCACTTGGTGATGGGACTGCTGAGAATGAAGATGCACCCAGTGATGTGACTGCTGAGAAGGAAGATGCACCTGGTAATGCTGCTGCTGAGAATAAAAATGCAACTGGTGATGGGACTGCTGAGAATGAAGCTGGACCTGGTGATATGACAACTGAGAAGCAAGATGCTTCTGATGATGGGACTGCTGAGAACAAAAATGCTCCTGGTGATGGGACTGCTGAGAAGGAAGATGCTCCTGGTGATGGGACTGCTGAGAAGGAAGATGCACCTGGTGATGGGACTACTGAGAATGAAAATGCTCCTGGTGATGGGACTGCTGAGAAGGAAGATTCACCTGGTGATGGGACTGCTGAGAAGGAAGATGCTCCTGGTGATGGGACTACTGAGAAGGAAGGTGCACCTGGTGATGGGACTGCTGAGAAGGAAGATGCTCCTGGTGATGGGACTGCTGAGAAAGAAGATGCTCCTGGTGATGGGACTGCTGAGAAGGAAGATGCACCTGGTGATGGGACTGCTGAGAAGGAAGGTGCACCTGATGATGGGACTGCTGAGAAGGAAGATGCACCTGATGATGGGACTGCTGAAGATGCTCCTGGGGATGACATTGCTGAGAATAAAGCTGCATCAGGAGATGATGGTGGAATCACAGAAGATGTTGGCTCTGAGCACACAATCACTTTAGTAGAAGCTATAAGTAATAAAGATGATGATGTAAAATCATCAAGTGATGAACCTAAGGAGAATGAGATACATGACCTACCTCAAGAGGAAACCACAGATAAAGCTGAGGAACCTACACCTCTTACCCCACTAGAGCCAGAGAAGACAAGCTGAGGAACGATAGAACAACGACGAGGACAGCAAGGTGGGAAGAATTGTGAGTATTTAGGTATTAACTAAAATTACTTGGGATTGTCTGATAGAAAACCCATCTAGTATAGGGGGATCCCTCTTATGGGTTTTGCCTGCATATGGTGCTCTACCATAGATTTCATTGGAGAGGGATTCCCATTGACATCACTAGAGAATTCAGGAGTTGGATATTAAAGAATCATCAACCCCACATTCTCCCAGTAAAGCCAAGTATTCTAGGCCGAGCAGACGTATAGCATATGCTGGGGGTGTGCCATACAGGCTAAAGATGGGGATaactctttaaagtgtacctgtcagattccacaaaaaaaaaaaaagataatgtgTAAGTAACCTAATCCttaccatgtacatgtaatttttatgcttctatgacctatatttattataaaaatacctcttgtggtggtgggaggtgtttGGTACACCTGCTCTTGCAGCCTTGTCTATGAGTCAtcttttgtccatgactcatggacaagcctgatgctgctgcaggaccggttagtgtcccagttggtatggggacccctagtggtgggattttcagaagcagttttctttattattatatattaaaaaatttgtTAAAACATTATATTACAAaaagtctttaattttcatcagtaacaacatataaaaagttttgggatctgacagtgcccatttatatatagatttatagaGCAGAATTTTACCCTCATAATTGAGCATCCAAAGACTATAATTTACATAATTGCAGTAAAATTCAATTTTTATCACAATGtaggaaaatcacagcaaaaaaacagataaaacataaaaaaaaatgcaatgtgtgaacacagctttaaggCAATTGTTAAACTATAGTAATATAACTACTGATccaatagaaatagcagcagtatacagataaagctggagggggggtgtataactactatatatcctgatcccatagagacagcagcagttaTATAtaaagacagagctggaggggaggtaaaaaaaactactatatatacggatcccatagagatagcagcagcagtatacagatagagctggaggggaggtgtataactactatatatcctgatcccatagagatagcagcagtatacagatagagctgaaggggaggtgtataactagtatgtatcctgatcccacagggatagcagcagcagtatacagatagagctggaggggaggtgtataactactttataactaacttttttttttttaaatcaatttccTGATTTGCAGTCAAAGAAGCAAAAACCATTGGAttaaagacagaaaagaacggaAGATTCTGAGGATTTTCTAATCATAAAATAAACTTTTCGAAAGGGAGAAGCACAATCAGGAATATATctatttttgctatatatatatttatagatcgCTCTGTGTACTGGGAAATTATATATTCTAATTTCACTGTCTTTGTATGAAAGCTCAGACCTAAAGCGCAGCACTTTCTACTTGTTTACAGATcatcatgtgtttttttattttacgtcATATTATATCAGGGTAAAAAAATGAATTACTTGTTGcagtatttaataaatatatattatcaaGATATTACATATATGTTCTCTCTGTATGGCAGAATGATAGAGTAATGTTCCTTTAATCCAGCATTTAATAATCCAGAATGTCACAAGATCAGAAGCGGCAAAACTTTAACAATTATGATGATAATGGTGGATTGGTGCAAACattttataatactgctcctatgtacaagactataactactataatactgctcctatatataagaatataactactataataccgctcctatatacaagaatataactactataatactgctcctatatacaagaatataactactataatactgctcctatatacaggaatataactactataatactgctcctatatacaagaatataactactataatactgctcctatatacaagaatataactactataatactgctcctttatacaagaatataactactataatactgctcctataatactgctcctatatacaagaatataactactataatactgctcctatatacaagcatataactactataatactgcccctatatacaagaatataactactataatactgctcctatatacaagaatataactactataatactgcccctatatacaagaatataactactataatactgcctcctatatacaagaatatatctactataatactgctcctatatacatgaatataactactataatactgctcctatatacaagaatataactactataatactgtctcctatatacaagaatataactactataatactgctcctatatacaagaatataactactataatactgctcctatatacaagaatataactactataatactgcctcctatatacaagaatataactactataatactgctcctatatataagaatataactactataatactgttcctatatacaagaatataactactataatactgctcctatatacaagaatataactactataatactgcctcctatatacaagaatataactactataatactgcctcctatatacaagaatataactactataatactgcctcatatatacaagaatataactactataatactgcctcctatatacaagaatattactactataatactgcctcctttatacaagaatataactactataatactgcctcctatatacaagaatataactactatattactgctcctatatacaagaatataaatactataatactgcctcctatatacaagaatataactactataatactgctcctatatacaagaatataactactacagagTTTTCTAAAGAACATGCCTCCAGTTGTATGCACCCTGTTTAAAAAACActgaactactataatactgatcactacttacctacaaTTATTGAGCCCATTAATGGCAATAAATAACCTGTAAAATACAGCTCACCATAGTGTGTATACAAGCATTACTAAACATATATATCAGAACAAACGATGTAAGATAACTAAAAAGGTCAATGGAGAATATAAAAATTTTTGATCACATGGTCATGTATACATTAATAAATAGTATCTGATaaagcatacatatatatatatatatatatatatatgaaataaatttaaaatatagaaaactaaattaataaatacataaatatatatttctatatgtatatacacaaaaaaaataagtatgttaaataaaaaaaaatatatatatattaatatatatttctcTTAAGTATCTAAACCACTTAACTGGATATAGAATATGTATCTTTGCAAAGTCCTTATGCAAAAAACATTATTACAGAAACCCATCAGTGCATACCGACCACAGATGCCCCGACGCATGTTTCACTGCATTGCATCCTCAGGGGGTGGCTCTTTTTATATTCTGCGTACATGGCTCCTTTTCAATTATGTTAAagcagttatccaggaaaaaaaaatttttttatatcaactggctccaaaaagttaagcagatttataaattacttctattaaaatatcgtaatccttccaataactatcagctgctgaagttgagtttttcttttctgtctggcaacagtgctctctgctgacatctctgcttgtctcgggaactgcacagagtagaagaggtttgttatggggatttgcttctaaactggacagttcccgagacaggtgtcatcagagagcacagaaaagaacaactcaacttcagcagctgacaactactgaaaggattaagattttttaatagaagtaatttacaaatctgtttaactttctggagccagttgatatatatatatatatatatatatatatatatatataaatgttttttttcctgcataacccctttaatgtgcctgTTCGCCTATGTTTCATAAACCTTATATATGGCGAGCTGACATTTTTTAGGTTATTTATAATACCGATCCATGAAGTTTtccctttttctgtttttttacgGCTAAgtttgatatttatttattttttcagtacTGACCTTGATTGACTTTCTTTAAACGCTGTGAGCACATGAGACATTTGTGACACTTACGCTTTATTTCTTAATTATATTAAACAAGCATTTGCTAGAATTGCCGTCctgtcactatatatacaataatataaagtGATATCCGTCCCCGGCATATTCATTAGCAGCTGTCACTGTTATATCTCTTGGATCAGCGCCAATCTTCTGTTACTTTATaccaagctaaaaaaaaaaaaaaaaaaaaatttcaaaacttTATAAACAACAAATTGTTTttccaagtaaataaaaaataagaaatatgCAGGAGAGAAAATCTGGATATGAAGCTCTTAAAGGTCCAGTACACCCA encodes:
- the ERICH3 gene encoding glutamate-rich protein 3 isoform X5, with the translated sequence MGEHCRPLSGYNSLTDKHLTGYFNNTRIRKHLQRAGLITRSGRILTEKEYRINAMRRDHQKYIRECLAQAIFHKVLDMERRHQIDIKRKLETFARKQRVQRLKVDHTKRDEQETFPAFSPRPPTGPKSGFNRRPGNHERYDSSDSASSLRPNTAPGNMQRPVRLQPLPVYSSSGNVPKISTVPRQKHSADEEEQRFTSTTDKEIMRIMHTTDLSVGISPYRLPIINNFVIPVPPPPQKHPKQTMSTSSRGRRYRPTTAPNGPEVPVKDTGKFHKTSLHSNVKITMVYLGKNVHLSHENSDYRDEIRVFQQHCGGENLCVYKGRLLEEESFTLVSRRHRGFPFSLTFYINGIQVDRLSSCCEFKHRKGVRLGGKNAYFGFINIEGASPCYRCIISMGLDKKPSPPPKSKAKKKDSEEESDEDHKDKEEMEEEVSERRFYDEVDNKLGKTSSVCDDDDDEVQKMEDKSAMDCEEEEEEKEENKDCKTDEYEADDEAKDDYDEDFEVEEYKPDEKHNEEGQVDDQVNEKSKSPSDDEKDDLNQERRSSTPSNAAPGASDRERDERDGRRDSDDEEGKQGKHSIADEEMNSAARKIQTLYRERRVQKPNNPRKKDRKRTDSFSSSSSIDSPSSEESSDHEDHEAESDQEKEIKETKQEVDNHDLDKDREAEEPEEVDKELLETHVEELENIEGHEVVDEPLSEDRKTDCVSPDNGQVNDGETLGHMDEEDKSEVEDDSECRHSSDEEGDCKSVQEKIAEAIDNKQSLDSDPEPSTDSSTDEEDNFKGILTHLRDTAVENPPHDELEQIGNLDFVSHEELLKESTSERVGAINHQNAPDEENVMNEEEAQDGIIEETCEPESIIDEKEDAPGDGTAENEDAPGDGTAENDDAPGDGTAENEDSPDDGTAANDNAGDGTAENDDAPGDVTAENDDAPGDVTAENDDAPGDVTAENDDAPGDVTAENEDAPGDVTAENDNAPGDGTAENEHAPGDETAKNEDAPGDETAENEDASSEAKTKEAPGDVAANNEDAPGDETAENEDVPGDETAENEDAPGDETAENEDAPGDGTAENEDALTEAKTEDAPSDVTAENEHAHTEVTAENEDSPGDKATDKEDTPAEVTAENADTSGEVTAENADTSGEVTAENADTSGEVTAENADTSGEVTAENADTSGEVTAEIADTSGEVTSENADTSIEVTAENADTSGEVTSENADTSIEVTAENADTSGEVTAGAESTDAPGEVTVENEDPTGEVKVETENEDIPGDEAAKNEASTAEVTIENEDASGEVNAEAEKIDAITMEKVDEVTMEKVGAPAEAGNKDAPGDVTAENDGVPAEKEDATGDVTAEKEDAPGDVTAENEDAPGDVTAENEGVPAEVTTENEDAPAEVTTENEGVPAEVTTENEDATGDVTTENEGVPAEVTTENEDAPGNVTAENEGAPGDVTAENEGVPAEVTTENEDAPGDVTAKNEGVPAEVTTDNEDATGDGTAENEDAPGDGTAETEDSPGEVAAEAESEDAPGDRTAENEDAPAEVITENEDALGDVTAENENPPGNGTAETENAPAEVTGDNKDASTEATGDNKDASTEATGDNKDAPSQVTGENKEAPGDDTKENKDATDDGAAENKDEPGDETAENEDAPGDGTAESEDAPGDGTAENEDPPGYGTAESEDPPGDGTAEKEDSLGDGTAENEDAPSDVTAEKEDAPGNAAAENKNATGDGTAENEAGPGDMTTEKQDASDDGTAENKNAPGDGTAEKEDAPGDGTAEKEDAPGDGTTENENAPGDGTAEKEDSPGDGTAEKEDAPGDGTTEKEGAPGDGTAEKEDAPGDGTAEKEDAPGDGTAEKEDAPGDGTAEKEGAPDDGTAEKEDAPDDGTAEDAPGDDIAENKAASGDDGGITEDVGSEHTITLVEAISNKDDDVKSSSDEPKENEIHDLPQEETTDKAEEPTPLTPLEPEKTS
- the ERICH3 gene encoding glutamate-rich protein 3 isoform X7; translated protein: MCLALATRVPSVREREGSWETYEGGILYKGLHLSITPIHSPRATMSHQYIGPLSGYNSLTDKHLTGYFNNTRIRKHLQRAGLITRSGRILTEKEYRINAMRRDHQKYIRECLAQAIFHKVLDMERRHQIDIKRKLETFARKQRVQRLKVDHTKRDEQETFPAFSPRPPTGPKSGFNRRPGNHERYDSSDSASSLRPNTAPGNMQRPVRLQPLPVYSSSGNVPKISTVPRQKHSADEEEQRFTSTTDKEIMRIMHTTDLSVGISPYRLPIINNFVIPVPPPPQKHPKQTMSTSSRGRRYRPTTAPNGPEVPVKDTGKFHKTSLHSNVKITMVYLGKNVHLSHENSDYRDEIRVFQQHCGGENLCVYKGRLLEEESFTLVSRRHRGFPFSLTFYINGIQVDRLSSCCEFKHRKGVRLGGKNAYFGFINIEGASPCYRCIISMGLDKKPSPPPKSKAKKKDSEEESDEDHKDKEEMEEEVSERRFYDEVDNKLGKTSSVCDDDDDEVQKMEDKSAMDCEEEEEEKEENKDCKTDEYEADDEAKDDYDEDFEVEEYKPDEKHNEEGQVDDQVNEKSKSPSDDEKDDLNQERRSSTPSNAAPGASDRERDERDGRRDSDDEEGKQGKHSIADEEMNSAARKIQTLYRERRVQKPNNPRKKDCKSVQEKIAEAIDNKQSLDSDPEPSTDSSTDEEDNFKGILTHLRDTAVENPPHDELEQIGNLDFVSHEELLKESTSERVGAINHQNAPDEENVMNEEEAQDGIIEETCEPESIIDEKEDAPGDGTAENEDAPGDGTAENDDAPGDGTAENEDSPDDGTAANDNAGDGTAENDDAPGDVTAENDDAPGDVTAENDDAPGDVTAENDDAPGDVTAENEDAPGDVTAENDNAPGDGTAENEHAPGDETAKNEDAPGDETAENEDASSEAKTKEAPGDVAANNEDAPGDETAENEDVPGDETAENEDAPGDETAENEDAPGDGTAENEDALTEAKTEDAPSDVTAENEHAHTEVTAENEDSPGDKATDKEDTPAEVTAENADTSGEVTAENADTSGEVTAENADTSGEVTAENADTSGEVTAENADTSGEVTAEIADTSGEVTSENADTSIEVTAENADTSGEVTSENADTSIEVTAENADTSGEVTAGAESTDAPGEVTVENEDPTGEVKVETENEDIPGDEAAKNEASTAEVTIENEDASGEVNAEAEKIDAITMEKVDEVTMEKVGAPAEAGNKDAPGDVTAENDGVPAEKEDATGDVTAEKEDAPGDVTAENEDAPGDVTAENEGVPAEVTTENEDAPAEVTTENEGVPAEVTTENEDATGDVTTENEGVPAEVTTENEDAPGNVTAENEGAPGDVTAENEGVPAEVTTENEDAPGDVTAKNEGVPAEVTTDNEDATGDGTAENEDAPGDGTAETEDSPGEVAAEAESEDAPGDRTAENEDAPAEVITENEDALGDVTAENENPPGNGTAETENAPAEVTGDNKDASTEATGDNKDASTEATGDNKDAPSQVTGENKEAPGDDTKENKDATDDGAAENKDEPGDETAENEDAPGDGTAESEDAPGDGTAENEDPPGYGTAESEDPPGDGTAEKEDSLGDGTAENEDAPSDVTAEKEDAPGNAAAENKNATGDGTAENEAGPGDMTTEKQDASDDGTAENKNAPGDGTAEKEDAPGDGTAEKEDAPGDGTTENENAPGDGTAEKEDSPGDGTAEKEDAPGDGTTEKEGAPGDGTAEKEDAPGDGTAEKEDAPGDGTAEKEDAPGDGTAEKEGAPDDGTAEKEDAPDDGTAEDAPGDDIAENKAASGDDGGITEDVGSEHTITLVEAISNKDDDVKSSSDEPKENEIHDLPQEETTDKAEEPTPLTPLEPEKTS
- the ERICH3 gene encoding glutamate-rich protein 3 isoform X8; protein product: MCLALATRVPSVREREGSWETYEGGILYKGLHLSITPIHSPRATMSHQYIGPLSGYNSLTDKHLTGYFNNTRIRKHLQRAGLITRSGRILTEKEYRINAMRRDHQKYIRECLAQAIFHKVLDMERRHQIDIKRKLETFARKQRVQRLKVDHTKRDEQETFPAFSPRPPTGPKSGFNRRPGNHERYDSSDSASSLRPNTAPGNMQRPVRLQPLPVYSSSGNVPKISTVPRQKHSADEEEQRFTSTTDKEIMRIMHTTDLSVGISPYRLPIINNFVIPVPPPPQKHPKQTMSTSSRGRRYRPTTAPNGPEVPVKDTGKFHKTSLHSNVKITMVYLGKNVHLSHENSDYRDEIRVFQQHCGGENLCVYKGRLLEEESFTLVSRRHRGFPFSLTFYINGIQVDRLSSCCEFKHRKGVRLGGKNAYFGFINIEGASPCYRCIISMGLDKKPSPPPKSKAKKKDSEEESDEDHKDKEEMEEEVSERRFYDEVDNKLGKTSSVCDDDDDEVQKMEDKSAMDCEEEEEEKEENKDCKTDEYEADDEAKDDYDEDFEVEEYKPDEKHNEEGQVDDQVNEKSKSPSDDEKDDLNQERRSSTPSNAAPGASDRERDERDGRRDSDDEEGKQDCKSVQEKIAEAIDNKQSLDSDPEPSTDSSTDEEDNFKGILTHLRDTAVENPPHDELEQIGNLDFVSHEELLKESTSERVGAINHQNAPDEENVMNEEEAQDGIIEETCEPESIIDEKEDAPGDGTAENEDAPGDGTAENDDAPGDGTAENEDSPDDGTAANDNAGDGTAENDDAPGDVTAENDDAPGDVTAENDDAPGDVTAENDDAPGDVTAENEDAPGDVTAENDNAPGDGTAENEHAPGDETAKNEDAPGDETAENEDASSEAKTKEAPGDVAANNEDAPGDETAENEDVPGDETAENEDAPGDETAENEDAPGDGTAENEDALTEAKTEDAPSDVTAENEHAHTEVTAENEDSPGDKATDKEDTPAEVTAENADTSGEVTAENADTSGEVTAENADTSGEVTAENADTSGEVTAENADTSGEVTAEIADTSGEVTSENADTSIEVTAENADTSGEVTSENADTSIEVTAENADTSGEVTAGAESTDAPGEVTVENEDPTGEVKVETENEDIPGDEAAKNEASTAEVTIENEDASGEVNAEAEKIDAITMEKVDEVTMEKVGAPAEAGNKDAPGDVTAENDGVPAEKEDATGDVTAEKEDAPGDVTAENEDAPGDVTAENEGVPAEVTTENEDAPAEVTTENEGVPAEVTTENEDATGDVTTENEGVPAEVTTENEDAPGNVTAENEGAPGDVTAENEGVPAEVTTENEDAPGDVTAKNEGVPAEVTTDNEDATGDGTAENEDAPGDGTAETEDSPGEVAAEAESEDAPGDRTAENEDAPAEVITENEDALGDVTAENENPPGNGTAETENAPAEVTGDNKDASTEATGDNKDASTEATGDNKDAPSQVTGENKEAPGDDTKENKDATDDGAAENKDEPGDETAENEDAPGDGTAESEDAPGDGTAENEDPPGYGTAESEDPPGDGTAEKEDSLGDGTAENEDAPSDVTAEKEDAPGNAAAENKNATGDGTAENEAGPGDMTTEKQDASDDGTAENKNAPGDGTAEKEDAPGDGTAEKEDAPGDGTTENENAPGDGTAEKEDSPGDGTAEKEDAPGDGTTEKEGAPGDGTAEKEDAPGDGTAEKEDAPGDGTAEKEDAPGDGTAEKEGAPDDGTAEKEDAPDDGTAEDAPGDDIAENKAASGDDGGITEDVGSEHTITLVEAISNKDDDVKSSSDEPKENEIHDLPQEETTDKAEEPTPLTPLEPEKTS